The Clostridium sp. AWRP genome has a window encoding:
- a CDS encoding DUF3578 domain-containing protein, with the protein MQQTFNYILQNYLKAKNENLKGNKLADYIREDALEKIHIKSNIDTSKYKFKGSAGQGGWADVPWIAIFDKNITTMATKGYYIVYLFCADMSGVYLSLNQGWTYFKNKYGIKDGREKIKLVSNAWKNILSSTLSDFSFEPINLNGISKNSDLAEGYELGHICGKFYESGNIPTNSELINDLRNLLGVYRELKGKLKDNSIEKTNNSLIVDFNLGFLDNKNSEEDLNDIEDTIENFEKSSVLIEDDPPLDFYSKDDNHEFKTRKTNFILKAKNQKKLGFAGELMVVKYEKESLIANGRKDLSKKIEHVAKEHDGDGYDILSFEIDGTKKFIEVKTTTKDKLTPFMISSNEVKFSELNSGNYYLYRIFDFNKKTSTGKLFILHGDISKILKLKSTQYIVNGMQDTNKLPNK; encoded by the coding sequence ATGCAGCAAACATTTAATTATATACTCCAAAATTATCTTAAAGCTAAAAATGAAAATTTAAAAGGAAATAAATTAGCTGATTATATACGTGAAGATGCACTAGAAAAAATTCATATTAAATCTAATATTGATACCTCAAAGTATAAATTTAAGGGTTCAGCCGGACAAGGTGGATGGGCTGACGTACCTTGGATTGCAATATTCGACAAAAACATTACAACGATGGCAACCAAAGGATATTATATAGTATACTTATTTTGCGCAGATATGAGTGGTGTTTATTTATCATTAAATCAAGGATGGACTTATTTTAAAAACAAGTATGGAATAAAAGATGGAAGAGAAAAAATCAAATTAGTATCAAATGCTTGGAAAAATATATTATCATCTACATTATCAGATTTTTCTTTCGAACCAATTAATTTAAATGGAATTAGTAAAAATTCTGACCTAGCAGAAGGATATGAATTAGGGCATATCTGCGGCAAATTCTACGAATCAGGAAATATTCCTACTAATTCAGAACTTATAAATGATTTAAGAAATTTGCTAGGAGTCTATAGAGAATTAAAGGGTAAGCTTAAAGATAATTCTATAGAGAAAACAAATAATTCTCTTATCGTTGACTTCAATTTAGGCTTTCTTGATAATAAAAATTCTGAAGAAGATTTAAATGATATTGAAGACACCATTGAAAATTTTGAAAAATCTTCTGTATTGATTGAAGATGATCCTCCTCTAGACTTTTATTCTAAAGATGATAATCATGAATTTAAAACTAGAAAGACAAATTTCATATTAAAAGCTAAAAATCAAAAAAAGCTTGGTTTTGCTGGTGAATTAATGGTTGTAAAATATGAAAAAGAAAGCTTAATTGCTAATGGAAGAAAAGATTTATCTAAAAAAATAGAACACGTTGCAAAAGAACATGATGGTGATGGATATGATATTTTATCTTTTGAAATTGATGGTACCAAGAAATTTATTGAAGTAAAAACTACTACCAAAGACAAGTTAACCCCTTTCATGATATCATCAAATGAGGTTAAATTTTCTGAATTAAATAGTGGAAATTATTATTTATACAGAATATTTGATTTTAATAAGAAAACTTCCACTGGAAAATTATTCATATTACATGGAGACATATCAAAGATATTAAAATTGAAATCCACACAATATATCGTAAATGGAATGCAAGATACCAACAAATTACCAAATA
- a CDS encoding DUF4747 domain-containing protein: protein MSRTVYFAKVNVNSKSTYKVYKKEVDISNIMLELASKIKNNIKYVREIEKIVDGETFITNQEFAISGVSRIEVDSELMIVGGVIKTAKVFINNVNKSTGKKTTTSVNSDEVINFCFYPNKEVVAYYCPLKFGNKEFIPVFENLINNAFKEEHFTVSTITNGLSLDNIKESLRKIKNIKELHISIIPPNPNGKTKKALQQDAESKIKSFEQGRITERSTIFKSSYEEGLDTDSEEISKHIDDATAIHSKINVKEATKNGYVNIIATNEKGTIFNTNNKKVVKHRMDDEIVGDNNFASFCKNVIEKIL, encoded by the coding sequence ATGAGTAGAACAGTATATTTTGCAAAGGTTAATGTTAATTCAAAAAGTACATACAAAGTTTATAAAAAAGAAGTGGATATTAGTAACATTATGTTAGAGTTAGCTTCAAAAATTAAAAATAATATTAAGTACGTACGCGAAATAGAGAAAATAGTAGATGGGGAAACTTTCATAACGAATCAAGAGTTTGCAATTTCAGGTGTAAGTAGGATTGAAGTGGATTCAGAATTAATGATAGTAGGAGGGGTAATAAAGACAGCTAAAGTATTTATAAATAATGTTAACAAAAGTACTGGTAAAAAAACAACTACATCGGTTAATAGTGATGAAGTGATTAATTTTTGTTTTTATCCTAATAAGGAAGTAGTAGCATATTATTGTCCACTCAAATTTGGAAATAAAGAGTTTATTCCTGTATTTGAAAATTTAATTAATAATGCTTTTAAAGAGGAACATTTTACTGTTTCAACAATAACTAATGGGCTTTCTTTAGATAATATTAAAGAAAGTCTTAGAAAAATAAAAAATATTAAAGAATTACATATAAGCATAATACCACCAAACCCGAATGGTAAAACTAAAAAAGCTTTACAACAGGATGCAGAAAGTAAGATAAAATCTTTTGAACAAGGAAGGATCACAGAAAGAAGCACTATATTTAAATCGAGTTATGAAGAGGGGTTAGATACGGATTCTGAAGAAATAAGTAAACATATAGATGATGCTACTGCAATACATTCAAAAATAAATGTGAAAGAGGCAACAAAAAATGGATATGTGAATATTATTGCGACAAATGAAAAAGGAACGATTTTTAATACAAATAATAAAAAGGTTGTTAAACATAGAATGGATGATGAAATTGTAGGTGATAATAATTTTGCTAGTTTTTGCAAGAATGTTATTGAGAAAATATTATAA